TAATGCCATGATTGGTTTTTTGTTCCATGGGCACACCTCCTGACAAATATCGCAGCCAAACGCGTGGCCATTCACCAGCTGCTCCTGTTCGGCAGAAAAGGGACCTTTGTGCTCAATGGTATGGTAGGAGATGCAACGGTTGGCGTCCACCACTGCGGGGGCAATAATGGCACCCGTGGGGCAGGAATCGATGCAGCGGGTGCAGGCACCGCAAAGGCTGTTGCCAAATGGTTGGTCGGGTTCTATTTCTAGGTCAACAATCAGCTCAGCCAGAAGCGTGTAGGAACCCAGCTTGGGGTGAATGAGCAGGCTGTTCTTGCCAATCCAGCCCAGCCCTGAACGGCTTGCCCACGCCCGCTCTAGTATGGGGGCCGAGTCGGTAAAGTAGCGCCCATTTACGGTAATGCCGGTTTCATCAGTAAGGAATGCCATCAGCACTTTCAAACGCTGCTTCAGCTCCTTGTGGTAGTCGCGAAACCAAGCGTAGCGAGCAACCCGAGGTGCTTCTGCCTTTTGCGATGCACCAAAATTGTAGCTAAAAAGCAGGGTGATTACAGTTTTTGCCCCTTCAACCAGTAGTGTAGGATCTAGGCGCTTGTTGAAGTGGTTGGTCATGTAACCCATGCCTGCATGATGGCCATTATCAAGCCACTCCTTAAGTCGAGGTTCCTCTTCTGCAAGACGCTCTGGAATTGCAAAGCCGCAAGCCTCAAATCCCAGCTCCAGCGCCTTGCTCCTTACTCTTTCCTTTATGTTTTGGCTGATACAATTATCCATGCTATTCACCCAGATGCTATTACTGCTGCAAAGGTAAGGGAAAATAGGGTTGGGGTTAACGCTATGTTGCACACGAAAACAACCTTGTATATGGTATTCACCCCCAATATTTGTGAAAGGAGCCAACTTGGAAAATAGTTTGTTGTGTGAAAAAGGAAGGAGCATCCTATTTCATAGGCAACTTGGATGTGTAAGTAATATTCAACAGGCCTACCCTACTGGCGCTATGAAGTGGTAATGTAATATCGATATCTTCCTTATCCGAACTGGTTTAGAATGAATGCCAATTAGATCACTGATTATTAGAATTTCTCATACTCATTGTCGTTTGTGATATCTTTCAGGTTTATGGTAGCCGTTTTTCCCGATGGGAGGATTGGCTTGGTCTTAGAACCTTGAGGGTTCATTGTGGTTTTTTTTGTGCTGGTCTGGGAGGCGATATTGCTAATGTTTCTTCCCCTGCCAGTACTTTGATAACTCATGCTTGCTTTAGCGATTTTTTCATCTATTGTGAAAAATCCAATAGTGTCCATCAACAAATTCGCTTGGTTAGCCAGCTGCTCTGAATTTGTAGCGACCTTTTCGGAAGCGACTGCATTTTGCTGTGTTGCTTGATTCAGCTGCTGAATGGCCATGTTTACTTGTGCTGCCCCAGAACTTTGCTCCTTGCTTGCTGCTGCAATCTCCTGTACCAACTTTGCTGTTTTGTTGATCTCGGGAATAATGTCGTTAATGAGCTGTGTGGCGTGTTCCGATGTTTTTACCGTTTTGTGCGAAAGCATAATTATTTCTTCTGCCGCTATTTTACTCCTTTCGGCAAGTTTCCGAACTTCGGCGGCTACAACGGCAAAGCCTTTTCCATGCTCACCAGCCCGCGCGGCTTCAACGGCAGCGTTGAGTGCAAGTAAGTTTGTTTGGAAAGCAATGTCGGTAATTATAGTAATCTTATCGGCTATCTCCTTCGTGGAGGATAGGCTGTCGTTGGCAGTTTTACCCACAACCTGCATCTTCTCCTCGGCTAGTATGGCAATTCTCTCAGTTTGAACAGCATTCTCGGAATTCTGATCAATATTGGCAGCCATCTCCTCCATTGATGAAGATACCTCCTCCACTGAAGCCGCCTGCTCGTTTGTCCACTGCGACATTTCCTGAGAAATGCCACTTAGCTGATCAGATGCTTTGGATAAGCTATCCGAACCATGACTCACGGTTTCAACAACATCGTGAATTTTTGCCACGGTGTTTTTAAATGTGTTGAGAAGCATGCCGATTTCGTCGTGCGACTTAATCTCAATGTTTGCTGACAAGTTGCCGTCGGAAACTTCGTTGGCAAACGCCACTCCAATCTTCACGTTTTTAAGGATACTTTGTGAGATAATATAGGATACCAAAATGGCTAGTAAAATGGCAAGTAGTGCTATAATGGCCGTGTAGTACTGCGTTTGATTTGCGTCGCTTTCCACGGTTTGATGAGCCTTGTTAGATGCTTGAACAGTAATGTCAATTGCTTGCGTAAACAGCTGTCCCATTGTTGCCAGATACTTTAGCGTTTCTTCCTGGTATATTCTTCGCGCACTGTCAACTTCCGCTGTTGAGTTATTCTGTAATGCTAATTCATATTCTTTTTCTATGCGTTGGGCACTTTCGTGTAGCTTTTTGTGCGGTTCCTCCATGGCCTTAAATACTTCCTTAAGGTCGGGAATTAACTTTTCGGCCTCACGACGTTCGTCGCCGTAGTACCATTTTCCAAAGGCGCAGAGTGTGTAATTCAGCTGTACGTTAATTTTATGCTCGTCGGAGTAGATGCCTTGGCTTAGGTTTTTGGACCAGAGGAGATGGCTGTTGTAATGCTCCAGTAGGCTTACTCTAATACCGTCGCTGAGCGCAAGCTTTTTGGAGGAGCTAATTACTCCTTTGAATCCATTAATGGAAATGAGGGTAATGATTACTAACAGGACGATTACAGCGCCAAAGCCAAAAATAAATTTGCTCTTTAGTAATAGGTTGTTGAATTTCATGGTAGCCGTTTTTTGAGGTTATCATATTGGTAAGTGAATTTTTTTTGATTTGGCGTAATTTTCAGCATGGCAGATCAACCATGGCAGGGTAACTCACCTTCAAGTCTTCGATCAATGTTGATGAGCGAAATTATTTTAGATGTACTTTTTAACAGAAAAATTTGTAAAATGTTGGAATCTGACTCCGCAAATATAGAAAAAACAGAAACGGTATAATAATTAATAGCTATTGTGTTTGCCTTTGATAGCTCTGTAACGCATAGATATATATCGCTTTAGTTTTTTTATTTTGTTTGGGCCGTTGAGTTATAGGTCATTTGTTTTCCGGTGGTTGCCATGCCCTGAGAAATTACTGGGCCTGTGCTAAGATTGTGACCTCAGAACATGGGAGTATTTCCTTAAACTGGGCAGGCTAACCTTATCCATAAATATTATAGGAAACGCTGTGGTAGCCAGACAAAGCCGGTCATAATCTAGACTTATTTACTTAGCCACGCCGGCTTTGACTGAACTACTTTTTTGTAGATATCGCAGCTTTCAATATGGGCACCGGGTAGGTAGCCTGTGCTTACCAAAAATTCATTTACAATTTCGCCGCCAGTGAATTTAAAGGTTTTCTTAAATAGCTTCATCCACTCCTGCTTTGTCTTGGGATGGTGGTGGTCGAGCCAATTTTTGAATGATCCAAACTCCTTTTGCAGCTGTAGAACAACCTTCGCGTTGTGAATAGTAGCGTCAATTTTTAGGCGATTGCGGATGATGCCTGCGTCGTTCAGCAGCCGCTCTCTATCGCTCTCCTGGTAAGAGGCAACCGTTTTGATGTTGAAGTGGTGAAATGCTCTTTCGAAATTTGCTTGCTTGTTCAATATGGTTGTCCAGCTTAACCCTGCCTGATTAATCTCCAGAATCAGCCGTTCAAAAAGCTCATTGTCGTCCTCAATGGGGAAGCCATACCCAATGTCGTGGTAAATGCGGTGAACACTATTTTGTTCCATGTGGCTAATTGCTTCGCAGTACGATTTGGGCTTTTCCATATCAATATTGTTGTTGCATTTATTTTATACAGCTTAGTACGTTTGCTCGGTAGACATGCTGCTATTGCATATCAGTCTTTGGTAGCAAGTCGCAATACCAAAACCCATAGTCAAATGGACCGCCTACACTTTCATCATCAGTGGCATTATTGCTCTCGTGCTGGTTCGATTGGTATTTTCTGTAAACAACTTCTCCCTTCTCAAATGGAATGGGCTGGTTGAATATTGGCCCATCAAAAACAAAGGTGTGAAACTCCCCATTTTCCCCGCAAGGGTCAACATTGTTGGGTAAATCCTTCAGAAAGTTGTTGTCGATAACTCTTCCTACAAAGCTTTGGTCAAGGTATTTTTCGCTAACGCAGGTGATAATTGTTTTAAACCCCAAGTCGATAAACTCTCTGATAAGTTTATCGGTGGGGGTTTTCCATAGAGGGAAGATTCCTTTGAGATTTAATTCGGCCAGCTTATTCTCCCTATAGCTGCGCAGGTCGTCTAAAAAGATATCGCCAAAAACAGACGCGGTTGCACCCTTTGCCTTCAAGTCCAATAATGTTTTTTTCATTGCCGCCTCATAAACCTCCATCGACGGCATGTCGGGAACTTCCATCTTTAAAAGGGGCAGGCCGATATTCTTGGCCTGAGTTTCCAGCAGCTTGGCCCTTACGCCATGCATGGAGATTCGTTGGTATTGTTCGCTTATGCTGGTGAGTAGGCACATTACATCGTAGTGCTGTGCCTGCAATATTTTGTGTAGGCATAGGGCGGAATCCTTGCCACCGCTCCAGTTGAATATGACCTTTTCCTTCATTTTATCAAGTATTCCTCAAAACTTTACTTGCCCAGATTCTGAAATGTTCCCTTCGTTGCGATTTTATTCTATAGCAGATGGATATGATTACATCAAGATTATAGTATTCAATCTTTCTTTCAACCTTTCTATCTCCTTCGGTTTGAACTGTTGCAAAAATTGCAACAGTATCTTCCTAAAATAACTTGCCAGGTAATTAGCTTACCCGTTTTCCATGAAGCAGCAGGTTTACCGCATCATCCAAGGAGCCGGCCCTAATTACATTGCCCGAATTCACAAAGTAAATTTCATTGGCATCGGCAATGGTGTTGAGGCGGTGCGCAATAATTACCCTAGTGGTGGTGGACGGCAAATTTCGAAGAATGGATTCTAGCAGCTGCTCGGTAACCGTGTCGATGTTGGCGGTGGCTTCGTCCAGAATAAGCAGCTCGGGCTTGCGCAGCACGGCTCGCATAAAGGCAATGAGCTGCTTCTGGCCAAGGCTTACACCATCGCCTGTTGTCTGAACCTTTGTTTCTAGGCCTTGCTCAAAGCTGTTGAGCAGACTTCCAATGCCTGCTTCTAGAATTACTTGCTCTAGCTGCTCGTTCGAAAAACCCTGATACTCATCGTTGCCGTAAAGTATATTATCCTTTACCGTGCCGGTGAACAGGAAGGGCTCCTGCAGTATAAAGCCTATCTTCTTTGTCCTTTCTGCGGCCTCATAGGAGCGGATGTCTTTACCATCCAGAATAACCTTTCCCTTTTGTGGATCATACAGCCGCGAGATGAGCGATGCAATGGTTGTTTTTCCTCCCCCGGTGGGCCCTACAAAGGCGTAGGTTTTTCCTCTTTCCAGCTCAAAGTTTACCTGATGCAGCACATCTTTGCCGTTGGGGTAGTGGAACGATACGTTTCGAAGGGCAAAGAAGGGGGCCGAAGCTTCTGCCTCTTTCTCCGATATAACCTCCAGATTGCTCTGCAACGATAGTATGTTGGAAATACGATCCCATCCTGCCATGGCAACCTGAAAGTTGGCCCAGAGGGCCGCCAGCTGCCGCAGCGGGTTGTAAAAGTTTTGTATGTACGCCAAAAAGCTGATTAGCAATCCTAGCGTAAAGTAGTGAGTGGCT
The genomic region above belongs to Williamwhitmania sp. and contains:
- the queG gene encoding tRNA epoxyqueuosine(34) reductase QueG, with product MDNCISQNIKERVRSKALELGFEACGFAIPERLAEEEPRLKEWLDNGHHAGMGYMTNHFNKRLDPTLLVEGAKTVITLLFSYNFGASQKAEAPRVARYAWFRDYHKELKQRLKVLMAFLTDETGITVNGRYFTDSAPILERAWASRSGLGWIGKNSLLIHPKLGSYTLLAELIVDLEIEPDQPFGNSLCGACTRCIDSCPTGAIIAPAVVDANRCISYHTIEHKGPFSAEQEQLVNGHAFGCDICQEVCPWNKKPIMALQGKVAINDQLLELSAADWRSLNEDRVEEIFKGSAVKRAGFSGIMRNLRQQNQ
- a CDS encoding methyl-accepting chemotaxis protein, whose translation is MKFNNLLLKSKFIFGFGAVIVLLVIITLISINGFKGVISSSKKLALSDGIRVSLLEHYNSHLLWSKNLSQGIYSDEHKINVQLNYTLCAFGKWYYGDERREAEKLIPDLKEVFKAMEEPHKKLHESAQRIEKEYELALQNNSTAEVDSARRIYQEETLKYLATMGQLFTQAIDITVQASNKAHQTVESDANQTQYYTAIIALLAILLAILVSYIISQSILKNVKIGVAFANEVSDGNLSANIEIKSHDEIGMLLNTFKNTVAKIHDVVETVSHGSDSLSKASDQLSGISQEMSQWTNEQAASVEEVSSSMEEMAANIDQNSENAVQTERIAILAEEKMQVVGKTANDSLSSTKEIADKITIITDIAFQTNLLALNAAVEAARAGEHGKGFAVVAAEVRKLAERSKIAAEEIIMLSHKTVKTSEHATQLINDIIPEINKTAKLVQEIAAASKEQSSGAAQVNMAIQQLNQATQQNAVASEKVATNSEQLANQANLLMDTIGFFTIDEKIAKASMSYQSTGRGRNISNIASQTSTKKTTMNPQGSKTKPILPSGKTATINLKDITNDNEYEKF
- a CDS encoding DNA-3-methyladenine glycosylase I, with the protein product MEKPKSYCEAISHMEQNSVHRIYHDIGYGFPIEDDNELFERLILEINQAGLSWTTILNKQANFERAFHHFNIKTVASYQESDRERLLNDAGIIRNRLKIDATIHNAKVVLQLQKEFGSFKNWLDHHHPKTKQEWMKLFKKTFKFTGGEIVNEFLVSTGYLPGAHIESCDIYKKVVQSKPAWLSK
- a CDS encoding diphthine--ammonia ligase; translated protein: MKEKVIFNWSGGKDSALCLHKILQAQHYDVMCLLTSISEQYQRISMHGVRAKLLETQAKNIGLPLLKMEVPDMPSMEVYEAAMKKTLLDLKAKGATASVFGDIFLDDLRSYRENKLAELNLKGIFPLWKTPTDKLIREFIDLGFKTIITCVSEKYLDQSFVGRVIDNNFLKDLPNNVDPCGENGEFHTFVFDGPIFNQPIPFEKGEVVYRKYQSNQHESNNATDDESVGGPFDYGFWYCDLLPKTDMQ
- a CDS encoding ABC transporter ATP-binding protein; the protein is MNYNLNQLADKEQKKKLGITAFKKLYSLIREEKRTLIFALIAIVVNAALNLLGPYLIGHTIDTYIQAKVYKGVLLFTSILLVMYITAFFTNYLQIKMMGGVGQRMLFSLRNAVFTKLQELPVDFFNQNKAGDLISRINNDTDKLNQFFSQSLMQFIGSIFTMVGSAIFLLSINFELGLAALLPAVVIILFTRSISPWVKRRNAANLKAVGGLSAEIQESLNNFKVILAFNRRDYFRSRFNEVNQRTYQTAIKAGVANNIFMPVYGFSANIGQMIVLAFGIYLIATHYFTLGLLISFLAYIQNFYNPLRQLAALWANFQVAMAGWDRISNILSLQSNLEVISEKEAEASAPFFALRNVSFHYPNGKDVLHQVNFELERGKTYAFVGPTGGGKTTIASLISRLYDPQKGKVILDGKDIRSYEAAERTKKIGFILQEPFLFTGTVKDNILYGNDEYQGFSNEQLEQVILEAGIGSLLNSFEQGLETKVQTTGDGVSLGQKQLIAFMRAVLRKPELLILDEATANIDTVTEQLLESILRNLPSTTTRVIIAHRLNTIADANEIYFVNSGNVIRAGSLDDAVNLLLHGKRVS